A stretch of Grus americana isolate bGruAme1 chromosome 24, bGruAme1.mat, whole genome shotgun sequence DNA encodes these proteins:
- the LOC129196166 gene encoding T-cell surface glycoprotein CD3 gamma chain — protein MWRGRALGVWVLLASLAVASWGFQGQKVIVKEASGKVFLQCVGSQSEVIWKKDETEMGNTTQLDLGAIYDDPRGIYTCTMGGQQSPSLQVHYRMCQNCIEVDAPTISGIVVADVVATVFLAVAVYCITGQDKGRMSRASDRQNLIANEQLYQPLGERDDGQYSRLAPAKARK, from the exons ATGTGGAGGGGAAGGGCCCTGGGCGTCTGGGTGCTCCTCGCCAGCCTGGCCGTGGCCAGCTGGGGCTTCCAAG GACAGAAAGTAATTGTGAAAGAAGCCAGTGGGAAGGTGTTCCTGCAATGTGTGGGCAGCCAAAGTGAAGTCATATGGAAGAAAGATGAGACTGAGATGGGAAACACAACACAGCTGGACTTGGGTGCAATTTACGATGATCCCAGAGGCATCTATACATGCACAATGGGCGGACAGCAAAGTCCCTCTCTCCAGGTGCACTATCGAA TGTGCCAGAACTGCATCGAAGTGGACGCTCCCACCATCTCAGGGATCGTGGTCGCAGATGTCGTGGCCACCGTCTTCCTGGCAGTTGCTGTGTATTGCATCACCGGCCAGGACAAGGGACGCATGTCACGAG CTTCTGACAGGCAGAACCTGATTGCCAACGAGCAGCTCTACCAG ccCCTTGGCGAGCGGGACGATGGACAGTACAGTCGGCTGGCACCTGCCAAGGCCCGCAAGTGA
- the LOC129196176 gene encoding T-cell surface glycoprotein CD3 epsilon chain isoform X1 — protein sequence MRLEQSLPLLGLLLCMVGTTAQQEFLVEISGTTVTIRCPSSKDPILWELSGVKQDNKEQNYVIENHDSSPVNVSCSAGGEKYEMYLNARVCANCEELDALAVTGIITADLLITFGVLILVYYFSKDRKGRASASAGSRPRGQKMQRPPPVPNPDYEVWRTYIFFSSLFAGWGGVARAGNL from the exons ATGAGGTTGGAGCAGTCCTTGCCTCTCCTGGGACTCCTACTGTGCATGG TTGGCACCACAGCTCAGCAGG AATTCCTGGTGGAGATCTCCGGAACCACGGTGACAATCAGGTGTCCCTCCAGCAAAGACCCTATACTCTGGGAGTTAAGTGGGGTGAAACAAGACAACAAGGAGCAAAACTATGTTATAGAGAATCATGACAGCTCTCCTGTCAATGTGAGTTGTTCAGCAGGTGGAGAGAAGTATGAAATGTACCTGAACGCCAGAG TGTGTGCAAACTGCGAGGAGCTGGATGCCTTGGCAGTGACAGGGATCATCACTGCAGATCTTCTCATCACCTTCGGGGTGCTGATTCTGGTCTATTACTTCAGCAAAGACAGGAAGGGGAGAGCGAGTGCTAGTGCTGGCAGTCGGCCACGAG GTCAGAAGATGCAGCGTCCTCCCCCTGTTCCAAACCCAGACTATGAGGTATGGAGaacctacatttttttttcatctctctttgCTGGCTGGGGAGGCGTAGCCAGAGCCGGGAATCTGTAG
- the LOC129196176 gene encoding T-cell surface glycoprotein CD3 epsilon chain isoform X2 has translation MRLEQSLPLLGLLLCMVGTTAQQEFLVEISGTTVTIRCPSSKDPILWELSGVKQDNKEQNYVIENHDSSPVNVSCSAGGEKYEMYLNARVCANCEELDALAVTGIITADLLITFGVLILVYYFSKDRKGRASASAGSRPRGQKMQRPPPVPNPDYEPIRKGQREVYAGLESRGF, from the exons ATGAGGTTGGAGCAGTCCTTGCCTCTCCTGGGACTCCTACTGTGCATGG TTGGCACCACAGCTCAGCAGG AATTCCTGGTGGAGATCTCCGGAACCACGGTGACAATCAGGTGTCCCTCCAGCAAAGACCCTATACTCTGGGAGTTAAGTGGGGTGAAACAAGACAACAAGGAGCAAAACTATGTTATAGAGAATCATGACAGCTCTCCTGTCAATGTGAGTTGTTCAGCAGGTGGAGAGAAGTATGAAATGTACCTGAACGCCAGAG TGTGTGCAAACTGCGAGGAGCTGGATGCCTTGGCAGTGACAGGGATCATCACTGCAGATCTTCTCATCACCTTCGGGGTGCTGATTCTGGTCTATTACTTCAGCAAAGACAGGAAGGGGAGAGCGAGTGCTAGTGCTGGCAGTCGGCCACGAG GTCAGAAGATGCAGCGTCCTCCCCCTGTTCCAAACCCAGACTATGAG CCCATCCGGAAAGGCCAGCGGGAAGTGTATGCAGGCCTGGAATCCAGGGGCTTCTGA